The following proteins come from a genomic window of Acidimicrobiales bacterium:
- a CDS encoding ATP-binding protein: MVPRATDVGSPAERDLEELARFCRHDLLEPIRTIAIGLDLLDAPDIDADERVTLAAYMQSSVRGLDAVARRLTEYLRLSTAQPRSLELADVVRTASAETAVRFPMVPLEIEAAPVRITADPILICDMFTELFDNAARHGANGPSRRLIVSHDLVDDDQRLRIIEPGAQDWADDASLIELFRAGRAGGTGGTGVGLAICRRICELHGGGLRLLSSPEGPGVEIRLAR, encoded by the coding sequence ATGGTCCCACGCGCAACCGACGTCGGCTCCCCCGCGGAACGAGATCTCGAGGAACTGGCACGGTTCTGCCGCCACGACCTGCTCGAGCCGATCCGCACGATCGCCATCGGACTCGACCTCCTCGACGCCCCTGACATCGACGCGGACGAGCGGGTCACGCTGGCGGCCTACATGCAATCGTCGGTGCGCGGTCTCGACGCAGTGGCCCGCCGCCTCACGGAGTATCTCCGGTTGTCGACGGCACAGCCGAGGTCGCTGGAACTCGCCGACGTGGTCCGAACCGCATCCGCCGAAACGGCGGTGCGATTCCCGATGGTGCCACTCGAGATCGAGGCGGCGCCGGTGCGCATCACGGCCGACCCGATCCTCATCTGTGACATGTTCACCGAACTCTTCGACAACGCGGCCCGCCACGGGGCCAACGGTCCCTCTCGCCGGCTCATCGTGTCGCACGACCTCGTCGATGACGATCAGCGACTACGGATCATCGAGCCCGGCGCGCAGGACTGGGCCGACGACGCGAGTCTCATCGAACTGTTCCGGGCCGGCCGAGCGGGCGGGACGGGCGGGACCGGTGTCGGACTGGCGATCTGTCGCCGCATCTGCGAACTCCACGGCGGAGGTCTCCGGCTGCTCTCCTCCCCCGAGGGCCCCGGCGTCGAGATCCGTCTTGCCCGCTGA
- a CDS encoding GNAT family N-acetyltransferase, whose product MLQRSNLAHLDGLQAALAASHDELRAFMDWVGDEPQTIEVTRQYLIDQGTAWEARHEFTFAMTDPANDDVIGNCSLMARQGPGRLEIGYWVRSDRVGAGVATAAASLLTDAAFDIDGIEIVEIHHDAANVASSRVPEKLGYTEVARRPVEIDSPGEVGIDVVWELTRSARP is encoded by the coding sequence GTGCTGCAACGATCGAACCTCGCGCACCTCGACGGTCTCCAGGCTGCCCTCGCGGCCAGCCATGACGAGCTGCGGGCGTTCATGGACTGGGTGGGCGATGAGCCGCAGACGATCGAGGTGACCAGGCAGTACCTCATCGATCAGGGCACCGCGTGGGAGGCGCGCCACGAGTTCACCTTCGCGATGACCGATCCGGCGAACGACGACGTGATCGGCAACTGTTCCCTGATGGCCCGCCAGGGACCGGGACGCCTCGAGATCGGGTACTGGGTCCGCTCGGACCGGGTCGGCGCCGGGGTGGCCACCGCGGCGGCGTCGCTCCTGACCGATGCCGCCTTCGACATCGACGGCATCGAGATCGTCGAGATCCATCACGACGCGGCCAACGTCGCGAGCAGCCGGGTGCCCGAGAAGCTCGGCTACACCGAGGTGGCTCGTCGGCCCGTGGAGATCGATTCGCCGGGTGAGGTCGGCATCGACGTGGTCTGGGAGCTCACCCGCTCAGCGCGGCCCTGA
- a CDS encoding LLM class flavin-dependent oxidoreductase, with protein MRLGVSLSSTHDTADHAAGAQWILERARVARDAGLDSLTLGDHHSVAVPYYQGVPMLGRLTAEWDPNRPLGCLFLLPLWHPVLVAEMVGTLAALHRGPFVVQTGIGGGAEQFAAMSADLTTRGTDLDESIRVIKALLAGERVDSERFGVVGAVANPRPPSGVEWWIGAGGDGPLRRAAREGDCWYGGPHVTPAGAPAMIEIYRAEAERLGRASAVRVRKDVIILRDGDRARQLGDDMITRGYRGMTREMVAYGGVDDVVEQLSPFGDLGVDEIVIRCMTIEQADALETLELAGEVRAALSG; from the coding sequence ATGCGGCTCGGCGTCTCCCTCAGCTCGACCCACGACACCGCCGACCACGCTGCGGGCGCGCAGTGGATCCTCGAGCGAGCCCGGGTCGCCCGTGACGCCGGTCTCGACTCGCTGACCCTCGGCGACCACCACTCGGTGGCCGTGCCCTACTACCAGGGTGTGCCCATGCTCGGTCGCCTGACCGCCGAGTGGGACCCGAACCGCCCGCTCGGATGCCTCTTTCTCCTCCCCCTGTGGCATCCCGTGCTCGTCGCCGAGATGGTCGGCACGCTCGCCGCCCTGCATCGGGGGCCGTTCGTGGTCCAGACCGGTATCGGCGGCGGGGCCGAACAGTTCGCAGCCATGAGCGCCGACCTCACGACCCGCGGGACCGACCTCGACGAGTCGATCAGGGTGATCAAGGCGTTGCTCGCCGGCGAGCGCGTCGACAGTGAGCGCTTCGGTGTCGTCGGCGCGGTGGCCAACCCTCGGCCACCGAGCGGCGTCGAGTGGTGGATCGGCGCCGGCGGCGACGGACCCCTCCGGCGCGCGGCCCGCGAAGGCGACTGCTGGTACGGCGGGCCCCACGTCACGCCGGCCGGCGCGCCGGCGATGATCGAGATCTACCGGGCCGAGGCCGAGCGGCTCGGCCGAGCGAGCGCCGTGCGGGTCCGCAAGGACGTGATCATCCTGCGCGATGGGGATCGGGCGCGACAGCTCGGCGACGACATGATCACCCGCGGCTACCGCGGCATGACACGCGAGATGGTGGCCTACGGCGGCGTCGACGACGTCGTCGAGCAGCTGTCACCGTTCGGTGATCTCGGGGTCGACGAGATCGTGATCCGGTGCATGACCATCGAACAAGCCGACGCGCTCGAGACGCTCGAGCTGGCCGGCGAGGTCAGGGCCGCGCTGAGCGGGTGA
- a CDS encoding S8 family serine peptidase: MTGSRVVLSASLVLTLALAIVATSAAPVAAIGTPGDVDETQDVVIRFDDDADGRPQFVAASLTDSEMEALDSHPMVEDIEELTGGTIAEVDIERSLQWEFTTTAIEAVWDHTRGDESIVIAVLDTGVTPMPDLAGRLLPGTSFTSGLAQTDLNGHGTAVALVAAAGIDNGIGGVGACPQCSVLPVQVAQADGTVRWDRAARGIIWAVDQGADVINMSFGGFVGSDLLEDAIGYATDKGVVVVAAAGNYERTDPYYPAAYTGAIAVGAHDESGTRYSFSNFGTWVDLAAPGCVWVSTPVGQSRCGTSFASPIVAGAAALLRSVDTSAATTTSTLETSTFTTTWTRFGNLDGTKLAEALEPDVPEPDVTTEPAVTPSRVIATPQPSPTVAIPRFADVAPHAYYADAVTWLATNGISTGTTPTTFSPDQPLTRAQAATLLWRAEGSPTT, from the coding sequence ATGACCGGATCGAGAGTTGTTCTCAGCGCATCGCTCGTGCTGACACTGGCCCTTGCCATCGTGGCCACATCCGCAGCGCCCGTCGCCGCGATCGGGACGCCCGGCGACGTCGACGAGACACAGGATGTCGTCATCCGGTTCGACGACGATGCCGACGGTCGGCCGCAGTTCGTGGCGGCGTCGCTGACCGACAGTGAGATGGAGGCGCTCGACAGCCACCCGATGGTGGAGGACATCGAGGAACTCACCGGGGGAACGATCGCGGAGGTCGACATCGAGCGGTCGCTCCAGTGGGAGTTCACGACGACGGCCATCGAGGCGGTCTGGGATCACACCCGCGGCGACGAGTCGATCGTGATCGCCGTACTGGACACCGGCGTGACACCGATGCCGGATCTCGCCGGCCGCCTGCTCCCGGGCACGAGCTTCACCAGCGGCCTCGCCCAGACCGACCTCAACGGCCACGGCACCGCCGTCGCCCTGGTCGCCGCCGCCGGCATCGACAACGGCATCGGCGGCGTCGGCGCCTGCCCGCAGTGCTCGGTTCTGCCCGTCCAGGTCGCGCAGGCCGACGGAACGGTGCGTTGGGACAGGGCCGCACGAGGCATCATCTGGGCCGTCGACCAGGGCGCCGACGTCATCAACATGAGCTTCGGCGGGTTCGTGGGTTCCGACCTCCTCGAGGATGCGATCGGCTATGCCACCGACAAGGGGGTCGTGGTGGTCGCCGCCGCCGGCAACTACGAACGAACCGACCCCTACTACCCGGCCGCCTACACCGGTGCCATCGCCGTCGGTGCCCACGACGAGAGCGGTACCCGCTACTCCTTCAGCAACTTCGGCACCTGGGTCGACCTCGCCGCCCCGGGCTGCGTCTGGGTGAGCACACCGGTCGGGCAGTCACGGTGCGGCACCAGCTTCGCCTCCCCGATCGTCGCCGGTGCGGCGGCCCTGCTCCGCAGCGTGGACACCAGCGCAGCGACGACCACCTCCACGCTCGAGACCTCGACGTTCACCACGACCTGGACCCGGTTCGGGAACCTCGACGGCACGAAGCTCGCTGAGGCGCTCGAACCCGACGTCCCGGAACCCGACGTGACCACCGAACCGGCCGTCACCCCGTCCCGTGTGATCGCGACCCCGCAGCCCTCCCCGACCGTCGCCATCCCCCGCTTCGCCGACGTCGCCCCCCACGCCTACTACGCCGACGCCGTCACCTGGCTCGCCACCAACGGCATCAGCACCGGCACCACCCCCACCACCTTCTCCCCCGACCAACCCCTCACCCGAGCCCAAGCCGCCACCCTCCTCTGGCGAGCCGAAGGCAGCCCCACCACCTGA
- a CDS encoding response regulator transcription factor gives MAHRIALIDDHALVRDGIARLLESTEGLEVVGEAGSVAAGEALIADTRPHVTLLDVDLPDGSGLDLCGRISGMTRVLMLSASGQSGQFSLAMENGARGYVLKRADSAALVRSVLQVIAGEVVVDPVLQTELFSAVRNDTTLPPPVDRCDRKQLELLLHLAKGATTAEIASAMYVSGGTCRNWISRLLRTIDARNRTEAALIASQHQGEIEMHLAATAVTGR, from the coding sequence ATGGCCCATCGCATCGCACTCATCGACGATCACGCGCTCGTGCGCGACGGCATCGCCCGGCTCCTCGAATCCACCGAGGGCCTGGAGGTCGTCGGCGAGGCCGGTTCGGTCGCCGCCGGCGAGGCGCTGATCGCCGACACCCGTCCGCACGTCACACTGCTCGACGTCGACCTTCCCGACGGAAGCGGTCTCGATCTCTGTGGCCGGATCTCCGGCATGACGCGGGTGTTGATGCTGTCCGCCAGCGGGCAGTCGGGCCAGTTCTCCCTCGCGATGGAGAACGGTGCCCGCGGCTATGTGCTGAAGCGAGCCGACAGCGCGGCCCTGGTCAGGTCCGTGCTGCAGGTCATCGCCGGCGAGGTGGTGGTGGACCCCGTGCTGCAGACCGAGCTCTTCTCCGCCGTGCGCAACGACACCACGCTCCCGCCACCCGTCGATCGCTGCGATCGCAAACAGCTGGAGCTTCTCCTGCACCTCGCGAAGGGCGCCACGACCGCCGAGATCGCGAGCGCGATGTACGTCTCCGGCGGCACGTGCCGGAACTGGATCTCGCGACTGCTGCGCACGATCGACGCCCGGAACCGGACCGAGGCGGCGCTGATCGCATCCCAACACCAGGGCGAGATCGAGATGCACCTCGCGGCAACTGCCGTCACGGGTCGCTGA
- a CDS encoding response regulator: MTIGKAAAGVATRRVLFIDDNPANVLLFERIVRQRSDLEAVSCATGRSGLQTLKSTPIDLVFLDVHLPDMSGTDVLAEIRDDTAAALTKVVMVTADLDVRASDFSDDPFTSFFAKPMDVHRMLHLLETELPADAAG, from the coding sequence ATGACGATCGGAAAGGCGGCCGCAGGAGTGGCGACGCGACGCGTGCTGTTCATCGACGACAACCCGGCCAACGTCCTGCTGTTCGAGCGGATCGTGCGCCAACGGTCCGACCTCGAAGCCGTCTCGTGTGCCACGGGTCGCAGCGGGCTGCAGACGCTTAAGTCCACGCCGATCGATCTCGTGTTCCTGGATGTCCATCTCCCGGACATGTCGGGAACCGATGTGCTCGCCGAGATACGCGACGACACGGCGGCGGCACTCACGAAGGTCGTCATGGTCACCGCCGACCTCGACGTCCGCGCGTCCGACTTCAGCGATGACCCCTTCACGTCGTTCTTCGCCAAGCCCATGGACGTCCATCGGATGCTCCACCTCCTGGAGACCGAGCTCCCGGCCGACGCCGCCGGTTGA
- a CDS encoding SDR family oxidoreductase, whose translation MTSTSMDLSKDFADRRGAAFVVGGSGGIGAAISVALAERGCDVALTYRGNEDAATEVAAAVSACGRSAWTMPMDLQSHQTIAATIEAIAEAADGIHTLVYAAGPHVPQSHLSTIDPGVVRAQLDIDAAGFFAIAQPALPHLRERQGSIVAVTTAATRRFPVRDGLSSIPKAAIEAAIRGIAAEEGRFGVRANTVGPGMLTDGMAERLMDSGDLDERALDAARRNIPLRRFGAAADIAEAVCFLASDRAGFISGQHLDVDGGFTV comes from the coding sequence GTGACCAGCACCAGCATGGACCTCTCGAAGGACTTCGCCGACCGGCGAGGCGCGGCGTTCGTCGTCGGCGGGAGCGGCGGGATCGGTGCGGCGATCAGCGTCGCTCTGGCTGAGCGCGGCTGTGATGTGGCGCTGACCTACCGAGGCAATGAGGATGCGGCGACCGAGGTGGCGGCGGCGGTGAGCGCATGTGGTCGGTCGGCGTGGACGATGCCCATGGACCTGCAGTCCCACCAGACCATCGCCGCGACGATCGAGGCGATCGCCGAAGCCGCCGATGGCATCCACACGCTCGTCTACGCCGCGGGTCCGCACGTCCCTCAGAGCCACCTGAGCACGATCGATCCGGGGGTGGTGCGTGCGCAGCTGGACATCGATGCCGCCGGCTTCTTCGCCATCGCCCAGCCGGCGCTCCCGCATCTCCGAGAGCGTCAGGGGTCGATCGTGGCCGTCACGACCGCCGCGACCCGACGGTTCCCCGTGCGCGACGGTCTGTCGTCGATCCCCAAGGCGGCGATCGAGGCCGCCATCCGCGGTATCGCCGCCGAGGAGGGTCGGTTCGGTGTGCGCGCCAACACCGTGGGCCCGGGCATGTTGACCGACGGGATGGCCGAACGGCTGATGGATTCCGGCGATCTCGACGAGCGAGCACTCGACGCCGCCCGTCGCAACATCCCGCTCCGCCGCTTCGGCGCCGCCGCAGACATCGCCGAGGCGGTGTGCTTCCTCGCATCCGATCGGGCCGGCTTCATCTCGGGCCAGCACCTCGATGTCGACGGTGGATTCACCGTCTGA
- a CDS encoding EAL domain-containing protein: MTVDRRDDDSRGLRAVYVLSVAVDDIVERLGAEVADQLHRTIVESLKAMCRDQDDITTVGGSLLTISLDDIADDAMADRIGSRLYRAAALAADTVAPGAGQLIRMGGARCQEGESVSEASRHATSALRATTGRGRPPVRSFSPADRRHRRRELTVEETVRDAVRGGLVTPHFQPIVELDGGTVAGFEALARIEGTDAPSPAEFIPAAERLGLIGPLSALVSRKAFEAAADWPEHTRISINVSDVELPDPRFVDRLTAAARRCNLHTGDIVLEITESVLVNSSAVTSRQIEALHAAGFRLAIDDYGAGHSSLKYLSEWPISLLKLDHALTHTIGEPRSDIVLRSQIDLANDLGIAVIGEGIETPAQADALRAWGCRFGQGYLLGRPTPSPQFTRIDGAAA; the protein is encoded by the coding sequence GTGACGGTCGACCGTCGAGACGACGACTCCCGCGGCCTGCGCGCGGTCTACGTGCTGTCGGTCGCGGTCGATGACATCGTCGAACGACTCGGTGCCGAGGTCGCCGATCAACTCCACCGCACGATCGTGGAGAGCCTGAAGGCCATGTGTCGCGACCAGGACGACATCACCACGGTCGGTGGATCACTCCTGACCATCTCTCTCGACGACATCGCCGATGACGCCATGGCCGACCGCATCGGCTCTCGCCTCTATCGCGCCGCCGCGCTTGCCGCCGACACCGTGGCTCCCGGCGCCGGTCAGCTCATCCGGATGGGCGGCGCCCGCTGCCAGGAGGGCGAATCCGTGAGCGAGGCGAGCCGTCACGCGACATCGGCGTTACGAGCCACCACCGGGCGCGGACGGCCCCCGGTTCGCAGCTTCTCCCCCGCCGACCGGCGACATCGGCGTCGCGAGCTCACCGTCGAGGAAACCGTGCGCGATGCCGTACGTGGTGGACTGGTCACCCCGCACTTCCAGCCCATCGTCGAACTCGACGGCGGCACGGTCGCCGGGTTCGAGGCGCTCGCCCGCATCGAGGGGACGGACGCGCCCTCCCCGGCCGAGTTCATTCCCGCGGCCGAGCGCCTGGGATTGATCGGCCCGCTGAGCGCACTCGTGTCGCGCAAGGCGTTCGAGGCGGCCGCCGACTGGCCCGAACACACTCGCATCAGCATCAACGTCTCCGACGTGGAGCTGCCCGATCCCCGTTTCGTCGATCGGCTCACCGCCGCCGCACGGCGGTGCAATCTCCACACCGGGGACATCGTGCTCGAGATCACCGAGTCCGTCCTGGTCAACAGCTCCGCCGTGACCTCCCGACAGATCGAGGCGCTCCACGCCGCCGGCTTCCGTCTGGCGATCGACGACTACGGCGCCGGCCACTCGTCCCTGAAGTACCTCTCCGAATGGCCGATCTCCCTGTTGAAACTCGACCACGCGCTGACGCACACCATCGGTGAGCCGAGATCCGACATCGTGCTGCGATCGCAGATCGATCTCGCCAACGACCTCGGCATCGCGGTGATCGGCGAAGGCATCGAAACGCCGGCGCAGGCCGACGCCCTCCGGGCGTGGGGATGTCGATTCGGCCAGGGATACCTGTTGGGCCGTCCCACACCGAGCCCCCAGTTCACACGAATCGACGGAGCAGCAGCCTGA
- a CDS encoding PAS domain-containing protein: MESSSSTPVLDPNVAAATGPRPSDVVQTAWASAAVAAVCDPPAPPTAPRVATGDRPPQRGHWFEMGSGQELFESSPCGILLATPLGRVVDANPAFLAITGRAWREVAGTRVNRALGISSSGSLLPSTPMRAGGAVQVERSCRHHSGRTLELELTVIPLPDAHCSTIEVLAIHVVDITARREAERRIVSTDDE; the protein is encoded by the coding sequence ATGGAAAGCTCGTCATCCACCCCGGTCCTCGATCCCAACGTCGCTGCCGCGACCGGGCCGCGGCCCTCCGATGTCGTCCAGACAGCGTGGGCCAGCGCGGCCGTCGCCGCAGTATGTGATCCGCCGGCACCGCCGACGGCGCCACGGGTCGCGACCGGCGATCGGCCTCCGCAGCGGGGCCACTGGTTCGAGATGGGATCCGGCCAGGAGCTGTTCGAATCGTCGCCCTGCGGCATCCTGCTGGCAACGCCGCTCGGACGTGTCGTCGACGCGAACCCGGCCTTCCTCGCCATCACCGGACGCGCCTGGCGCGAGGTCGCAGGCACTCGTGTCAATCGTGCACTGGGCATCTCGTCGAGCGGGTCCCTTCTTCCGTCCACACCGATGCGGGCGGGAGGTGCAGTCCAGGTGGAGCGTTCGTGCCGGCACCATTCGGGCCGCACACTCGAGCTCGAACTCACCGTGATCCCTCTTCCCGACGCGCACTGCTCGACCATCGAGGTCCTCGCGATCCACGTCGTCGACATCACCGCGCGCCGGGAAGCAGAACGTCGCATCGTTTCCACCGACGACGAGTGA
- a CDS encoding response regulator, translating to MRRLLAHHHFGGRLTRDGQMNTPQRDLLLVEDNPIFAAHVSRSLAASGHWKVTAADSLAAATAMLDEQPFEAVIVDLGLPDSDGPETFTTMRELVDEVPIIVMTNHEQADIGRALVRSGAADFLSKRDVTPDALEWSLDAAVERAEFRRDLHQHRIQRAIEIERRRIGRDLHDRVIQRLFAAGLELERSIVSNDPNVDESGLQSVRAALSTIDAAVGDLRFAIDQMHPTAEPNSFSHEFEAVSREIQHNTGRAIHLRMLGDVEQIGPVGGQAMLSVFREGVMNAVRHGVGPIDAEITAEETVRIVVRCAVGEQTTTPGGGRGLIGMADRAAELGGSCEFAVDDRASVLTWEVPCRTPQHA from the coding sequence GTGAGGAGACTCCTCGCCCACCACCACTTCGGTGGCCGCCTCACCCGCGACGGACAGATGAACACACCGCAGCGCGACCTCCTGCTCGTGGAGGACAACCCGATCTTCGCGGCCCACGTCAGCCGTTCGTTGGCCGCGTCCGGCCACTGGAAGGTCACCGCCGCCGACTCCCTCGCCGCGGCCACCGCGATGCTCGACGAGCAACCCTTCGAGGCGGTGATCGTCGACCTCGGGCTTCCCGACAGCGACGGCCCCGAGACGTTCACCACAATGCGCGAACTGGTCGACGAGGTGCCGATCATCGTGATGACCAATCACGAGCAGGCGGACATCGGGCGTGCGCTCGTGCGCTCCGGTGCCGCCGACTTCCTGTCGAAACGCGACGTCACCCCGGACGCGCTCGAGTGGAGTCTCGATGCCGCCGTGGAAAGGGCCGAGTTCCGTCGAGACCTCCATCAGCATCGGATCCAGCGAGCCATCGAGATCGAACGCCGACGGATCGGACGCGACCTCCACGACCGCGTGATCCAGCGCCTGTTCGCGGCGGGCCTGGAGCTCGAACGCTCGATCGTGAGCAACGACCCGAATGTCGACGAGTCAGGCCTGCAGTCGGTCCGCGCCGCGCTCAGCACCATCGACGCGGCCGTCGGCGATCTTCGCTTCGCGATCGACCAGATGCACCCGACGGCGGAACCGAATTCGTTCAGCCACGAGTTCGAAGCCGTTTCCCGCGAGATCCAACACAACACCGGCCGGGCGATCCATCTCCGAATGCTCGGTGACGTGGAACAGATCGGCCCCGTCGGTGGGCAGGCGATGCTCTCCGTCTTCCGCGAGGGCGTCATGAACGCGGTTCGCCACGGTGTCGGCCCGATCGATGCCGAGATCACCGCAGAGGAGACGGTGCGGATCGTCGTTCGGTGCGCCGTCGGCGAGCAGACGACGACCCCGGGCGGCGGACGGGGGCTGATCGGGATGGCCGACCGAGCCGCCGAGCTCGGCGGCAGTTGCGAGTTCGCGGTCGATGACCGGGCGTCCGTGCTCACCTGGGAGGTTCCGTGTCGTACGCCCCAGCACGCGTGA